In Clostridium sp. JN-1, one genomic interval encodes:
- a CDS encoding PhzF family isomerase — translation MMKTYKIYQVDSFTREKFHGNPAGVVPNADGLTDEQMQRIARELNNSETAFVFSSSVPDYDVEVRFFTPTTEVPLCGHATIAAHYVRAVEGTAVSGTVLQKTKAGILPVDIVQEYHDFSIIMTQGAPEVSEPFSSDLVKRIARALGIAINDIREDCPIAIASAGHSKIMVGIKENGRLHSLKPNMEELSAISAEVGCNGYYVFTLNPDEEVLVHGRMFAPAIGISEDPVTGNANGPLGMYLVHYGICKSLETQNELSFLILQGEAIKRDGGMRVNVKIENGNPILVQIVGQAVVAFKTEIEV, via the coding sequence ATTATGAAAACATATAAGATTTACCAAGTAGATTCTTTTACACGGGAGAAGTTTCATGGTAATCCGGCGGGTGTTGTTCCGAATGCGGATGGTTTAACAGACGAACAGATGCAACGAATTGCGAGGGAATTGAACAATTCAGAAACTGCTTTTGTTTTTTCGTCGAGTGTTCCCGATTATGATGTTGAGGTAAGATTCTTTACCCCAACGACAGAGGTTCCTCTTTGTGGTCATGCAACAATAGCTGCTCATTATGTTAGAGCGGTTGAGGGAACAGCAGTTTCGGGAACGGTTTTACAGAAAACAAAAGCGGGAATTTTACCTGTAGATATTGTACAGGAATACCATGATTTTAGCATTATAATGACGCAAGGAGCACCAGAAGTAAGCGAGCCATTCAGTTCCGACTTGGTAAAAAGAATTGCGCGGGCACTGGGGATTGCGATAAACGACATAAGGGAAGATTGTCCGATTGCTATTGCGTCAGCGGGACATTCAAAAATCATGGTAGGAATAAAAGAAAATGGTCGATTACATTCGCTTAAGCCTAACATGGAGGAATTGTCTGCTATTAGTGCAGAGGTTGGCTGTAATGGATATTATGTTTTTACTTTGAATCCTGATGAAGAGGTATTGGTTCATGGTCGTATGTTTGCTCCTGCAATTGGTATTTCAGAAGACCCCGTTACGGGAAATGCAAATGGCCCGTTGGGCATGTATTTAGTACATTATGGTATTTGCAAGTCATTAGAAACACAAAACGAGCTCTCATTTTTAATTTTACAGGGAGAAGCGATAAAACGAGATGGCGGTATGCGTGTAAATGTGAAGATTGAAAATGGGAATCCGATTTTAGTACAAATTGTTGGTCAAGCTGTTGTTGCATTTAAAACGGAGATTGAGGTATAA
- a CDS encoding recombinase family protein, producing the protein MQENSKIHFIPAIPKREKRVAIYARVSTNDAEQLKSLAVQVSAFTRLVASTPQWLLVDIYMDTASGKAGTARKEFARMLEDCKAHKIEIILTKNISRFGRDTVEILEALNQLKVLGVRVIFEQEDLDTANTDSDLMISIVEAIAQSENESRSENIIWGIKQRAANGSSKLYDRKCYGYTHNADVSLIIDDAEAKNVQMIFNLYLHGKSVLGILKELEQRGVKSPTGKDKWCKRTIDVMLSNEKYTGTVRLLDSGKHEMQYVSENNNPAIISKEMFQAVQIEKAHRSNVTQIENGDKRKNKKYSSKK; encoded by the coding sequence ATGCAAGAAAATTCAAAAATACACTTCATACCTGCAATACCAAAGCGAGAAAAAAGGGTCGCTATTTATGCTAGGGTAAGTACAAACGATGCAGAACAATTAAAAAGCCTTGCTGTACAAGTATCTGCATTTACACGATTGGTAGCCTCCACTCCACAATGGCTTTTGGTAGATATTTATATGGATACTGCATCAGGTAAAGCAGGAACAGCAAGAAAAGAATTTGCCCGTATGCTTGAAGACTGCAAGGCTCATAAAATAGAAATTATTCTGACAAAGAACATTAGCCGTTTCGGAAGAGATACTGTTGAGATACTGGAGGCTTTAAATCAGTTAAAGGTTCTCGGTGTTCGTGTAATATTTGAACAAGAAGATTTGGATACTGCAAATACAGATAGTGATTTGATGATTTCTATTGTAGAAGCAATTGCTCAATCAGAAAACGAATCAAGAAGTGAAAATATTATATGGGGAATAAAGCAACGAGCAGCTAATGGAAGTTCTAAACTTTACGATAGAAAGTGTTATGGCTACACGCACAATGCTGATGTCAGTCTTATTATTGATGATGCTGAAGCTAAAAATGTACAAATGATTTTCAATCTTTATCTTCATGGCAAGAGCGTTCTTGGAATTCTTAAAGAGTTAGAACAGCGTGGGGTTAAATCTCCTACCGGAAAAGACAAATGGTGTAAGCGTACAATTGATGTGATGCTGAGTAACGAGAAATATACTGGTACAGTTCGGCTCTTGGATTCTGGCAAACATGAAATGCAATATGTTTCTGAAAATAATAATCCGGCAATCATATCAAAAGAAATGTTCCAAGCAGTGCAGATTGAAAAGGCTCACCGAAGTAATGTGACGCAAATCGAGAATGGAGACAAGAGAAAAAACAAGAAATATAGTTCGAAAAAGTAA
- a CDS encoding PepSY domain-containing protein, which yields MVNNSYNNNLYYSLWDNYWRNYRINSEAAIQIALQRVPGQVIKVELDYDNGILVYEIDIRTTSGVYEVHINAITGQILKVERDFNSD from the coding sequence ATGGTTAACAACAGTTACAACAATAACTTGTATTATAGTCTTTGGGATAATTACTGGAGGAATTATCGAATTAACAGCGAGGCAGCGATTCAAATTGCTTTGCAGCGAGTTCCTGGTCAAGTTATTAAAGTGGAATTAGACTATGACAATGGTATATTGGTTTATGAAATTGACATACGTACCACATCAGGAGTATATGAGGTTCACATTAATGCGATTACAGGGCAGATATTAAAAGTTGAAAGAGATTTTAATTCTGATTAA
- a CDS encoding transposase → MKSRYVLIKYIPSKNVRAFMKDLKQVYRAVNETMASQALQSLDDNWGDKYPIVIQSWQNNWDFIKNIFIISSLFIC, encoded by the coding sequence ATCAAATCTAGGTACGTTCTCATAAAATATATACCATCAAAAAATGTTAGAGCTTTTATGAAGGATTTAAAACAAGTATATAGGGCAGTTAATGAAACGATGGCAAGTCAGGCATTACAATCACTAGACGATAACTGGGGAGATAAATATCCTATAGTTATACAATCATGGCAAAATAACTGGGATTTCATAAAAAACATATTTATTATCTCATCATTATTTATATGTTAA
- a CDS encoding N-acetylmuramoyl-L-alanine amidase, which produces MVITYDFGHGTGQDRGASGYRNEEHDCREYGALTIKKLQQLGHTCYNCTPSASPALSLGQSLAYRVNKANSIDSQLYLCFHVNAFETDKANGCEAEYISASGKTYADRICNEISSSLGYRNRGSQLRTGLYVLKYTNMPAILIEPFFCDTKSDCDKYDPEKLATAIVKGITGQTVSSQPVALKPVVKAAPKYPGTIPEGVFQIPGTKGYVEPRTDGGIGIHLDRGNYITIGKGYIDAYCNDNNGHGTSKRIVG; this is translated from the coding sequence ATGGTAATAACTTATGACTTTGGACATGGTACTGGTCAAGACAGAGGAGCTTCTGGCTATAGAAATGAGGAACACGATTGTAGAGAGTATGGAGCTTTAACTATTAAGAAGCTTCAGCAATTAGGACATACATGTTATAATTGTACCCCTTCAGCAAGTCCGGCTTTATCATTAGGTCAATCATTAGCTTATAGAGTTAACAAAGCAAATTCTATAGATTCACAACTATATTTATGCTTTCATGTAAATGCGTTTGAAACAGATAAAGCAAACGGATGTGAAGCTGAATATATAAGCGCTTCAGGTAAAACATATGCTGACAGGATATGCAACGAAATATCTAGCAGTTTAGGGTATAGAAATAGAGGTAGCCAATTAAGAACTGGATTATATGTTTTAAAATATACCAATATGCCAGCAATATTAATTGAGCCATTCTTCTGTGATACTAAGAGCGATTGTGATAAGTATGATCCTGAAAAGTTGGCAACAGCAATAGTAAAAGGAATTACAGGACAAACAGTTTCAAGTCAACCGGTTGCACTTAAACCAGTAGTTAAAGCAGCACCAAAGTATCCCGGAACTATTCCAGAGGGAGTATTTCAAATACCAGGTACTAAAGGATATGTTGAACCACGTACAGATGGGGGAATAGGTATACATTTAGATAGAGGTAATTATATTACTATAGGCAAGGGGTATATAGATGCATATTGCAATGACAATAATGGACATGGTACAAGCAAAAGAATAGTTGGTTAG
- a CDS encoding hemolysin XhlA family protein: MSENYDSELCAERHKRIDEKLDLHDTKLNDCSNRLDKLEQRGAAVDEKLENLCDQIKNLVVTLRWGMGILGASFLGLFIYLLELHLK, encoded by the coding sequence ATGAGTGAAAATTATGATTCTGAGTTATGTGCAGAAAGGCATAAAAGGATAGACGAGAAATTAGATTTGCATGATACAAAACTAAATGATTGTTCTAATAGGTTGGATAAACTGGAACAGCGAGGTGCTGCAGTAGACGAAAAATTAGAAAATCTATGTGATCAAATTAAAAATTTAGTAGTTACCCTTAGGTGGGGTATGGGTATATTAGGAGCTTCATTCTTGGGGCTCTTTATTTATTTGCTTGAATTACATTTGAAATAG